Proteins found in one Deltaproteobacteria bacterium genomic segment:
- the rplM gene encoding 50S ribosomal protein L13 produces the protein MKTVMGSKKTVQRNWVVIDVKDKVLGRAATTIASVLRGKHKPIFTPHADCGDFVVVINAEKVRLTGRKWQDKKYIHHTMFPGGLVEFSAEQALERRPTRLVEDAVRRMLPRTALGRALMKKLKVYAGDKHPHAAQKPAAMEAANA, from the coding sequence ATGAAGACGGTGATGGGCAGCAAGAAGACCGTCCAGCGCAACTGGGTGGTCATCGACGTGAAGGACAAGGTGCTGGGGCGCGCCGCGACGACCATCGCGAGCGTGCTGCGCGGCAAGCACAAGCCGATCTTCACGCCGCACGCCGACTGCGGCGACTTCGTCGTCGTGATCAACGCCGAGAAGGTCCGCCTCACCGGCAGGAAGTGGCAGGACAAGAAGTACATCCACCACACCATGTTTCCCGGCGGCCTGGTCGAGTTCTCCGCGGAGCAGGCCCTGGAGCGCCGCCCCACCCGCCTCGTCGAGGACGCCGTGCGCCGCATGCTGCCGCGCACCGCGCTCGGGCGCGCGCTGATGAAGAAGCTGAAGGTATACGCCGGCGACAAGCACCCGCATGCCGCCCAGAAGCCCGCCGCGATGGAAGCGGCGAACGCGTAA
- the rpsI gene encoding 30S ribosomal protein S9 produces MAKELIVSATGRRKESIARVRMKPGSGEFVVNDRTLDEYFGRETSKMILKQPLDVVEQAGKVDIAVTVCGGGLSGQAGAIRHGISRALTKLNPEFRPPLKKAGFLTRDARAVERKKYGRPGARKRFQFSKR; encoded by the coding sequence ATGGCCAAGGAGCTGATCGTTTCCGCCACGGGGCGCCGCAAGGAGTCGATCGCGCGCGTCCGCATGAAGCCGGGCTCGGGCGAGTTCGTCGTCAACGACCGCACGCTCGACGAGTACTTCGGTCGCGAGACCAGCAAGATGATCCTCAAGCAGCCTCTCGACGTGGTCGAGCAGGCCGGCAAGGTGGACATCGCCGTCACCGTCTGCGGCGGAGGGCTGTCGGGACAGGCGGGCGCCATCCGGCACGGGATCAGCCGGGCGCTGACGAAGCTCAACCCGGAGTTCCGGCCGCCGCTGAAGAAGGCGGGCTTCCTCACGCGGGATGCGCGCGCGGTGGAGCGGAAGAAGTACGGACGCCCCGGAGCGCGCAAGCGGTTCCAGTTCTCGAAGCGCTAG